Proteins co-encoded in one Bacteroidales bacterium genomic window:
- the rplF gene encoding 50S ribosomal protein L6 — protein MSRIGKLAITIPAGVTVQVDKANKVTVKGKLGELQQQVDPNISVTVEGTEIHVDRTNESKDTRSKHGLYRSLIANMVEGVSVGFKTVQEFVGVGYKVEVKGQVLDMALGYSHYILFSIPPEVKAEAITERGKNPKLIMTSHDKQLLGQVAAKIRSLRKPEPYKGKGIKFEGEVLRKKAGKTAAK, from the coding sequence ATGTCAAGAATCGGAAAATTAGCGATTACAATTCCTGCAGGAGTTACCGTTCAGGTTGATAAGGCCAATAAGGTTACCGTTAAAGGGAAATTAGGCGAATTGCAGCAACAAGTAGATCCAAATATTTCAGTTACAGTTGAAGGAACAGAAATACATGTTGATCGTACTAACGAAAGTAAAGATACACGTTCTAAGCACGGTCTTTATCGTTCACTTATTGCCAATATGGTAGAAGGTGTTTCGGTAGGTTTTAAAACCGTACAAGAATTTGTTGGTGTTGGTTATAAAGTGGAAGTAAAAGGTCAAGTATTAGACATGGCTTTAGGATATTCTCATTATATTTTGTTTAGTATCCCTCCGGAAGTTAAAGCTGAAGCAATTACCGAAAGAGGTAAAAATCCAAAGCTTATTATGACTAGTCATGATAAACAACTTTTAGGTCAGGTTGCTGCAAAAATCAGAAGCTTACGCAAACCAGAACCATACAAAGGAAAAGGAATTAAATTCGAAGGCGAAGTTCTAAGAAAGAAAGCTGGTAAAACAGCTGCAAAATAA
- the rpsE gene encoding 30S ribosomal protein S5, with product MANANVKRVKSSDIEFKDKVVSIQRVTKVTKGGRNFSFSAVVVVGNENGVVGHGLGKANEVTSAIAKGIDDAKKNLIKVPILNGTLPHEQSAKYSGARVFIKPASPGTGVIAGGAMRAVLESVGVRDVLAKSKGSSNPHSVVKATIEALKLLRDAKTIAQLRGVDLNTVFNG from the coding sequence ATGGCGAACGCAAATGTAAAAAGAGTTAAGTCCAGCGATATCGAGTTTAAAGATAAAGTTGTGAGTATTCAACGTGTAACTAAGGTTACTAAAGGTGGTAGAAATTTTAGTTTTTCTGCTGTAGTTGTTGTTGGGAATGAAAATGGAGTTGTTGGTCACGGTTTAGGTAAAGCAAATGAAGTTACTTCTGCTATTGCTAAAGGTATTGACGATGCTAAGAAAAATTTAATTAAAGTACCAATATTAAATGGTACACTACCTCATGAGCAATCTGCAAAATATAGCGGAGCTCGTGTATTTATTAAGCCTGCTTCTCCAGGTACAGGAGTTATTGCAGGTGGTGCTATGCGTGCAGTACTTGAAAGTGTTGGAGTTAGAGACGTTTTAGCTAAGTCTAAAGGTTCTTCTAATCCACATTCAGTTGTTAAAGCTACAATAGAAGCTTTAAAATTATTGCGCGATGCTAAAACAATTGCTCAATTAAGAGGTGTTGATTTAAATACAGTATTTAACGGATAA
- the rplO gene encoding 50S ribosomal protein L15 has product MDLSNLQPAEGSIKERKRIGRGQGSTRGGTSTRGHKGAKSRSGYKRKAGFEGGQMPLFRRVPKFGFKNINRVEYQAVNIDSLQRLATEKGITTFTQDVLIENGLVNKNGNKVKILGRGELTSKIEVTAHAYTKTAQKAIEEQGGTANTI; this is encoded by the coding sequence ATGGATTTAAGTAATTTACAACCTGCAGAAGGTTCAATAAAAGAAAGAAAAAGAATTGGTCGTGGTCAAGGATCAACCCGAGGAGGCACTTCTACAAGAGGTCATAAGGGAGCCAAATCACGTTCAGGATATAAACGTAAAGCTGGTTTTGAAGGTGGTCAAATGCCTTTATTCCGTCGTGTCCCTAAATTTGGTTTCAAAAATATTAATCGTGTAGAATATCAAGCAGTAAATATTGATAGTTTACAAAGATTAGCAACTGAAAAGGGTATTACTACTTTTACCCAAGACGTGCTTATTGAAAACGGATTAGTGAATAAAAATGGTAATAAGGTTAAAATCTTAGGTAGAGGCGAATTAACATCAAAAATTGAAGTTACAGCCCATGCTTATACAAAAACAGCTCAGAAAGCTATAGAAGAACAAGGCGGTACAGCCAACACTATCTAA
- the rplX gene encoding 50S ribosomal protein L24, protein MKAKIRIKKGDTVKVLSGEDKGKSGRVLIVDAAKGRAIVEGTNMVSKHTKPNATHPQGGIIKKEAPIHLSNLMLVDAKGVASKIVIKKDEKTGKSIRVSKKSGEVIK, encoded by the coding sequence ATGAAGGCGAAAATACGTATTAAAAAAGGAGATACAGTTAAAGTTCTTAGCGGAGAAGATAAAGGAAAATCCGGTAGAGTTTTAATTGTTGATGCCGCCAAAGGTCGTGCCATTGTAGAAGGAACTAATATGGTTTCTAAACACACTAAGCCAAATGCCACTCACCCACAAGGAGGTATCATTAAGAAAGAAGCTCCTATTCATTTATCTAACTTAATGCTCGTTGATGCAAAGGGAGTAGCTAGTAAGATTGTGATTAAAAAAGATGAAAAAACAGGAAAGTCGATAAGAGTTTCAAAAAAATCAGGGGAGGTAATTAAGTAA
- the rpsM gene encoding 30S ribosomal protein S13, giving the protein MARIAGIDLPKQKRGEIGLTYIYGIGRSRAQQILTEANVDWSKKVEDWSDEEQQNIRSIIGSNYRVEGELRSETQMNIKRLMDIGCYRGIRHRLGLPLRGQKTKNNARTRKGRKKTVAGKKKVVK; this is encoded by the coding sequence ATGGCTAGGATTGCAGGTATTGATTTACCAAAACAAAAAAGAGGAGAGATTGGGCTAACCTATATCTATGGTATTGGTAGAAGTAGAGCGCAACAAATTCTAACAGAAGCCAATGTTGATTGGTCTAAAAAAGTTGAAGACTGGAGTGATGAAGAGCAACAAAACATTCGTTCAATTATTGGTTCTAATTACCGTGTTGAAGGTGAACTTCGTTCGGAAACTCAAATGAATATCAAGCGTTTGATGGACATTGGTTGTTATCGTGGAATACGTCATCGTCTTGGTTTACCTCTTAGAGGTCAAAAAACCAAAAATAACGCAAGAACACGTAAAGGTCGGAAGAAGACAGTTGCTGGTAAGAAAAAAGTTGTTAAATAA
- the rpmJ gene encoding 50S ribosomal protein L36 has product MKTRASIKKRSADCKIVRRKGVLFVINKKNPKFKQRQG; this is encoded by the coding sequence ATGAAAACAAGAGCATCAATTAAAAAGAGAAGCGCTGACTGCAAAATCGTTCGCAGAAAAGGTGTATTATTCGTAATAAATAAAAAAAATCCTAAGTTTAAACAACGTCAAGGATAG
- the rplR gene encoding 50S ribosomal protein L18: MKVKNRKEYRRLKIKRRVRKKISGNAARPRMSVFRSNKQIYVQLIDDLSGSTLVSASSREEEIATQKVNKIEQAALVGKLIATKAKEAGIEEVVFDRNGYLYHGRVKSLADAAREGGLKL, from the coding sequence ATGAAAGTAAAGAACAGAAAAGAGTATCGCAGACTTAAAATTAAGAGACGAGTCCGTAAAAAGATTAGCGGTAATGCTGCACGTCCAAGAATGTCTGTGTTCAGAAGTAACAAGCAAATTTATGTTCAATTAATTGACGATTTAAGTGGAAGCACTCTTGTTTCAGCTTCTTCTCGTGAGGAAGAAATTGCAACTCAGAAAGTAAATAAAATTGAACAAGCTGCTCTTGTTGGTAAATTAATTGCCACTAAAGCAAAAGAAGCAGGTATAGAAGAAGTTGTTTTTGATAGAAACGGCTACTTATACCACGGTAGAGTTAAATCATTGGCTGATGCTGCTAGAGAAGGCGGCCTTAAACTATAA
- the map gene encoding type I methionyl aminopeptidase — translation MSRDSIQYKTDAEIELQRESSLLVGKTLAEVAKILKPGVSTKALDELAETYIRDNAALPGFKGYGGFPATLCISINDEVVHGIPGDRVVEDGDVVSIDCGTIKHGFYGDSAYTFAVGNVNEEVKLLLQRTKESLYLAIEQAVVGKRVGDIGYAVQNYCESFGYGVVRDLVGHGVGRNLHEKPEVPNFGRRGTGPKLKEGMCIAVEPMITLGSYDIKQDADGWTIRTIDGLPAAHYEHDLAIRKGKADVLSTFKYIEEVLNKQQ, via the coding sequence ATGTCAAGAGATTCTATACAATATAAAACCGATGCAGAGATAGAGCTGCAAAGAGAAAGTTCTTTACTTGTTGGTAAAACATTGGCTGAAGTTGCCAAGATTTTAAAACCGGGTGTTAGCACTAAAGCATTAGACGAATTAGCTGAAACTTATATTCGCGATAATGCTGCACTTCCTGGATTTAAAGGTTACGGTGGGTTTCCTGCTACTTTATGCATTTCTATTAATGATGAAGTCGTTCATGGTATTCCGGGTGATAGAGTAGTTGAAGATGGCGATGTGGTTTCTATTGATTGTGGAACAATTAAGCATGGTTTTTATGGCGATTCTGCTTATACCTTTGCCGTTGGTAATGTTAATGAAGAAGTGAAATTATTGTTGCAACGCACTAAAGAATCTCTTTATTTAGCAATTGAACAAGCCGTTGTTGGTAAACGTGTTGGCGATATTGGTTATGCCGTTCAGAATTATTGCGAAAGTTTTGGTTATGGTGTTGTTCGCGATTTAGTTGGTCATGGAGTGGGAAGAAATTTGCACGAAAAACCAGAAGTTCCTAATTTTGGACGCCGAGGTACAGGACCTAAATTAAAAGAAGGAATGTGTATAGCTGTTGAACCTATGATAACTCTTGGAAGTTATGATATTAAGCAAGATGCTGACGGTTGGACAATTCGTACAATAGATGGTTTGCCGGCAGCACATTATGAACATGATTTAGCTATTAGAAAAGGCAAAGCAGATGTTTTATCTACATTCAAATATATTGAAGAAGTATTAAACAAACAACAATAA
- the rplE gene encoding 50S ribosomal protein L5, whose product MDYSPRLRDKYFKEVVPALQKQFNYKSSMQVPKIVKISLNQGLSDGVTDKKRVDLGAEEMTSISGQKAVITRSKRDISNFKLRKGVPVGVRVTLRRNNMFEFLDRLISVSIPRIRDFRGINEKGFDGRGNFTFGVTEQIIFPEIDIDKVAKINGMNITIVTTAKTDKECYALLKEFGFPFKNFKNK is encoded by the coding sequence ATGGATTATTCACCAAGATTAAGAGATAAATACTTCAAGGAAGTAGTGCCAGCTTTACAAAAGCAATTTAACTACAAAAGTAGTATGCAAGTGCCTAAGATAGTGAAGATTTCACTAAATCAAGGCTTAAGCGATGGCGTAACAGATAAAAAACGTGTTGATTTAGGTGCGGAAGAAATGACTTCAATTTCCGGTCAAAAAGCAGTTATCACTCGTTCCAAACGCGATATTTCTAACTTTAAGTTAAGAAAAGGCGTTCCTGTTGGTGTTAGAGTAACTTTAAGAAGAAACAATATGTTTGAGTTTTTGGATCGTTTAATTTCGGTTTCAATTCCTCGTATACGTGACTTCCGTGGTATTAATGAAAAAGGATTTGATGGTCGTGGAAACTTCACATTTGGAGTTACAGAACAAATCATCTTTCCTGAAATTGATATTGATAAAGTTGCTAAAATCAATGGTATGAATATTACTATTGTAACTACAGCTAAAACCGATAAGGAATGCTATGCGTTACTTAAAGAATTTGGTTTTCCATTTAAAAATTTTAAAAATAAATAG
- the infA gene encoding translation initiation factor IF-1: protein MAKQMSIEQDGTVIESLGNAMFRVEFANGHQITAHISGKMRMHYIKILPGDRVKVEMSPYDLSKGRITFRYK from the coding sequence ATGGCAAAACAAATGTCAATAGAACAAGATGGTACGGTAATAGAGAGTTTAGGAAACGCTATGTTTCGTGTCGAATTTGCAAATGGACATCAGATTACAGCTCATATTTCCGGTAAAATGCGAATGCATTATATTAAAATATTACCCGGTGATCGTGTAAAAGTTGAAATGTCGCCCTACGATTTATCAAAAGGAAGAATAACATTTAGATATAAATAA
- the rpmD gene encoding 50S ribosomal protein L30: MEYKKAKITQVRSRIGRPERQKRTLDALGLTKMNQVREVVLTPQVEGMINKIKHLLLVEEI; the protein is encoded by the coding sequence ATGGAATACAAGAAAGCTAAAATAACTCAGGTACGTAGCCGCATTGGTCGTCCTGAGCGTCAGAAAAGAACATTGGATGCGCTTGGTTTAACTAAAATGAATCAGGTTAGAGAAGTTGTCCTTACACCTCAAGTAGAGGGAATGATAAATAAAATAAAGCATTTGCTTTTAGTTGAAGAAATTTAA
- the rpsN gene encoding 30S ribosomal protein S14, translated as MAKESMKAREVKRQKLVDKYAAKRAELKAAGDYVGLQKLPKNSTPVRLHNRCKLSGRPKGYMRQFGVSRINFREMASNGLIPGIKKASW; from the coding sequence ATGGCTAAAGAATCAATGAAAGCGAGAGAAGTTAAAAGACAAAAACTCGTTGATAAATATGCTGCCAAAAGAGCGGAACTAAAAGCTGCTGGTGATTATGTAGGTTTACAGAAACTACCAAAAAACTCTACTCCCGTTCGTTTGCACAACCGTTGTAAATTATCTGGTCGTCCAAAAGGCTATATGCGTCAATTTGGAGTATCTCGTATCAATTTCCGCGAAATGGCCAGTAATGGTTTAATACCAGGTATTAAAAAGGCTAGTTGGTAG
- the rpsH gene encoding 30S ribosomal protein S8, with the protein MNTDPIADYLTRIRNAVSAEHRIVEIPSSNLKKAITKILFEKGYILQYKMEDEGTINSRIKIALKYHPVTKVNAINKIQRISTPGLRKYVNSRELPRVLNGLGVAIISTSQGVMTDKEARKLNIGGEVLCYVS; encoded by the coding sequence ATGAATACAGATCCAATTGCAGATTATTTAACAAGAATTAGAAATGCCGTTAGTGCCGAGCATAGAATTGTTGAAATTCCAAGCTCTAACCTAAAAAAGGCAATAACTAAAATTTTGTTTGAAAAAGGATACATCCTTCAGTACAAGATGGAAGACGAAGGTACTATTAACAGTCGCATTAAAATTGCACTTAAATATCATCCGGTAACTAAAGTCAATGCAATCAATAAGATTCAAAGAATTAGTACTCCCGGTTTAAGAAAGTATGTTAATAGCAGAGAATTACCTCGCGTTTTGAACGGTCTTGGAGTTGCTATCATTTCTACTTCGCAAGGAGTTATGACTGATAAAGAAGCTCGTAAGTTGAACATCGGTGGAGAAGTATTGTGTTACGTAAGTTAA
- the secY gene encoding preprotein translocase subunit SecY, which translates to MKKLIETIRNIAKIEELRKRILYTIGIILIYRLGSYVVLPGVDPSELENLKNQTSGGLLGLLNMFSGGSFSRASIFALGIMPYISASIVIQLLGMAIPYFQKLQKEGESGRNKINQITRYLTVAITGLQAPSYIANLVNQLPPQAISPFDPSVTSPSTFFWVSSVIILVAGTMFVMWLGEKITDKGIGNGISLIIMIGIIARLPFALFGEFISRMEEQGGGLVVFILEIAFLVLVILVTILLVQGTRRIPVQYAKRIVGNKQYGGVRQYIPLKVNAAGVMPIIFAQAIMFLPITLAGFAESEMMSGFAATFSNINGFWYNFVFALMIIIFTYFYTAVTINPNQMADDMKKNGGFIPGVKPGKKTAQFLDDVMSKITLPGSIFLALVAIMPAFVRLIGVNQTFANFFGGTSLLILVGVVLDTLQQVESHLLMRHYDGLTKSGRIKGRTGGASGM; encoded by the coding sequence ATGAAAAAATTAATCGAGACTATTAGGAATATTGCTAAAATAGAAGAACTCCGTAAGAGGATACTTTATACTATTGGTATTATTCTTATTTATCGTTTAGGTTCCTATGTTGTTCTTCCGGGAGTAGATCCTAGTGAGTTGGAAAACCTTAAAAACCAAACAAGTGGTGGTTTATTAGGTTTATTGAATATGTTTTCGGGAGGATCTTTTTCTAGAGCGTCTATTTTTGCATTGGGAATTATGCCCTATATTTCAGCTTCTATTGTTATTCAGTTGCTTGGAATGGCAATTCCTTATTTTCAGAAGCTGCAGAAAGAGGGAGAGAGTGGAAGGAATAAAATTAATCAGATTACTCGCTATTTGACTGTTGCCATTACAGGTTTGCAGGCTCCTAGTTATATTGCTAATCTTGTTAATCAGCTTCCCCCACAAGCAATTAGCCCATTTGACCCGAGTGTTACGTCTCCATCTACATTTTTCTGGGTTTCTTCTGTTATAATTTTAGTAGCAGGAACTATGTTTGTAATGTGGTTAGGTGAGAAAATTACGGATAAAGGGATAGGAAACGGTATTTCACTTATTATTATGATAGGTATTATTGCACGCCTGCCTTTTGCCTTATTTGGTGAGTTTATTTCTCGCATGGAAGAACAGGGTGGTGGTTTAGTTGTATTTATTTTAGAAATTGCTTTTTTAGTATTAGTCATTCTTGTCACCATTCTTTTGGTTCAAGGAACTCGAAGAATTCCTGTTCAATATGCTAAACGAATAGTTGGTAATAAACAATACGGAGGTGTTCGTCAGTATATTCCTTTAAAAGTGAATGCTGCTGGTGTTATGCCTATCATCTTTGCTCAAGCAATTATGTTCCTTCCAATTACATTGGCAGGATTTGCTGAGTCTGAAATGATGTCTGGATTTGCCGCTACATTTTCTAATATAAATGGTTTTTGGTATAATTTCGTTTTTGCTTTAATGATAATCATCTTTACTTATTTCTATACTGCTGTTACGATTAATCCTAATCAAATGGCTGATGATATGAAAAAGAATGGTGGTTTTATTCCCGGTGTTAAACCAGGAAAGAAAACAGCTCAATTTTTAGATGATGTAATGTCGAAAATTACTTTACCAGGGTCTATATTTTTAGCCTTAGTAGCTATTATGCCGGCATTTGTTAGACTGATAGGAGTAAATCAAACTTTTGCTAATTTCTTTGGCGGAACATCACTTTTGATTTTAGTTGGAGTTGTATTGGATACACTTCAGCAAGTTGAAAGTCATTTGTTGATGCGTCATTATGATGGATTAACAAAATCAGGTAGGATTAAAGGACGTACTGGTGGAGCATCAGGAATGTAA